One Puntigrus tetrazona isolate hp1 chromosome 25, ASM1883169v1, whole genome shotgun sequence genomic window, CTTACTAAATGTCAGGATATATGTTAAGTCCGAGCTCTCCTTAGTGAGAAATTCCTAACATCACTAAGACATTCCACGAAAGGATCATAATGAAAGTGGAAGTTTGTCCAAGCCACAAACTGACTGAGCTTTAATGTCTTGAACTTGAGCGCACTGATTAATCACACGATTTCCCTAACTTCCTGTGATTTAGACTGAGAGCGAAAAGGAGGCTTCCTGTCAGGAGCACGGCCAGGAATTTTTCTTGACTGCCATTTCAGCTTTACAAAGTCTGTTACAAAGTCACCTTTGGGAGTTATCTGACAAAATTCACTCCAGTCTACGATATGAGGCCAGCTAACTAACTGCTTATAAATACCAACACGTGTGATTGGCTGCCTACAGGCATGATGTCACTGGGTCGCTCCAGCTGAGTGCCCCACATTTGAGCTAGTCACTAGGTTTAGAAGCTAGCAGAACATCTAAAAGGGGTGTAGAATCAATCTGAAATGTTTGAGGCTATACAGTGAATAACGAAAGCTAAATTACAACAACTAtctcaacaaaaaaatggaTGAATACTGACTGAGTGATCCACTATTTTGTATTGAAGATGTCTCAATGCCCTTTTTAGACACTGGGTCTTTTGGTATCTTCATTTTTAAGGCCCTATATGGTTTAGTTCCATAGATATTGGAATTGcaatataaagtaaattattaaaatatacatattttcagtggtcaaaaaccaaaaaacattggaccagtgttattttacaaTCATTGACATACTTTTATcattagtatttatatttttaaatattttttagttttatttcattttaaataaactaaatgtgaGGTGTATAAcaatttttatatcattaattatatagttttttttttatagtgaatatatatttttatttcagttttagtttaattgtatttttttcaagcaACAAAAATGATTCCAACGATATcttttctctgtgcctttaaaGCTATTGTTGTGGTGTGGACTCTATATCTTTACCTACATCTTTACAGTTGAACTGGCTTTTTAAGCACTGtctgtgaaatgtgaaatgggGGGGTAAGTTCGTTTGAGTGCACTTTACCTTTTTGCAGGTGGATGATGTCTGGAAAGTTGGACAGCAGGCCCTGGTACAGCGACAGTTTATCCAGCATGTGAAACAGATCGTATTTGGGCTGCTCGGCGAACATCTCCCCGATGTTCTCGTAGGTGCGGCCTGTGTGCGAGATGGCATTGCTCAGAGCGTCCGAGCTGTAAGGAGGGTCCAGCAGGAACGACTGGCTGATGGACTGGAAGGCGTTTCCCAGCCTCTGGAACTCCTTCCGAAAGCCTCCGAGGTGTTTGCGAACCAGCTCCGACGCGACGTGCGTCAGCTGCATCACGCTGTCGTCCATTTTTCTGGCGAACACCTTGAAAGAATCAATGCGCTCCTCCACGTCCTGAAGGTCCTGGTGCTCGTTGGGAATCTGGAAGGTGAGCATGAAATGAGCCCCGACCATCTCGTCCTTCTCCGCTCGCCTCTTCCCGAGCTTCCACTGCTTGTCGTCTCCGCACATGAGAAAGTGTTCGAAACCTTCGTACTGAGACAAAACGGGGTGGCTGGTCATGTGGTCCATCCATAAAATCAGCCTCCTCTTCCTTTTCTCGATAAAGTCTTCCTCGAATCGTCCCGTGGCTTGTTTCTCGGGAAGGTGCGGCACGGAAATGACCGTGAATTTGTGCAGTAGTCGGTTGTAGAGCCAGTCAAAGTGCTTGTAGCGGCGATACACCGGCCTGCCAGTGTGACTGGGGGTGACGCGATACGAAATGTACGTCTTAATGCCTTTGAACTTCGTCTGTTTGGTGGGGTCTTCAATGGAACAGGTGAAGGGCTGAGGGTTCTCCTTCCACTGAGGCCCCCGGGGGCCCATTTCGATGGAGTAAGACTCGGCGATCTTAGCCATCATTGGAACGTCGCCAAGTATGAAGGCCTCCACACCTGAGCGCACGAAGCTGGAGAATCGGTTCAAGTTCCTGCCCACCATGCTGCCCTTTCGATTGCTGGACATGCTGTCTTGGCGCTCCATGTACGGCTTGGCCCGGTAGTGGACGTTGGGGTTGGAATACGGACTCTGGGAATGTCCATTGGCGCCTCTCCGAGGGTCTTCATCCTCGACCACCGTCGAGGTCTCGTCCCAGTCGTCCCAGTCGTCATCGTCGTCGCTCGGCAGGGTCGTGGAAGGCGTATGGATGTACGATAAATCCTTACCGGGAGAGCTCCCGGGTGAGCTGAGGGAATGATCGGTCAGGTTGGACCCGGATCGGTTCCGGATGATGTGAACGTACGAGGCGGGGAACAGGCCTCGCTCCCCTCGGCTGTTCTCTCCTTGTAGCCAGCCGTCCACAGAGTTCTCGTCGAAAATCACCAGCTCCTCATTCTCCTGGATGCTGATCTCCTCCTTGTTCTCACTTTGGAAAGTGTAGAGGGCTTTGGCTCTCAAGGACATTTTTGTAACTTCGCAAGCCAGAcgcacaaaataaaagttccttACCTCATATCAGAATGCACTGATCAAGTCTAACAAAAACAGGGCTGTTCGATAACTTAAAGGTTTGGCTATATAGTACAGcagtactttttaatatattcatagtATTGTAACAAAACTAGCAGTTTTGAGCCTGTTGGtaaattatattcttttacGATAAAGATCTTTGTAGAATTACTGACCAGGAAAACAGGAATCTTTTTTTATCCCCTGGGAAACAATCTCCAATATGCTTTTGTAAATAAAGCATTGCATGTTGGATCTCGCTTCCGGGCTGTTATTCTCCAACTTTTCTTAATTTATGCCGTTTCATTATTCCTCAAAACCAAAATCTTCCGCCgcgaaaaataaaaataaaccaataattcCACAAACCCCGTCCAGCAGAACCGAGACACCGGCAAACACATTCAGCGTCTCGTAATAACTACATAACAGTTTTATGCATCTTGCATGCtgtcaaaacagaaaaacaaacaaacacaaacatctgtTCTGCAAGTCCGGCTGAACTAAATTCCAGATGAAAACATTATCCCAACATTTCGTCCCAGACAGAGATGGGAAATAAACGCATCCTTTGCATTCCGccaacaaaagaacaaaaaagtacATCTAAAGCATCTTTATAATCCACGGATCCATTTCTGATCGCCGCTCGTTCGTAATATTCCCTTCGAGGTGTGATTCAACAGGCCCGTGAGGAGTTTTTCATAAACTATTTCTTTACTTTGAGCACAAACGCAGTAACTCTTTCCATGACGTGACGACCGAACAATGAGAGTAGCGCAGTTCAGCGCGAGCTTTACGATCGCGTTTGTGGCGCCGCTCGGCGGTCGAGCAAACAACTGCGGCGTCTGACTGGCAAGAGTTAAACAGTGTTTTCAGTTTCTAATAAACGCAAAACGCGCccaaattactaaaataaaacaactagaTAGTGTACAGTGCCACTGAGCGACGGGCACTGCGCTGTTCTGTCGCATTCAAATCTCGAGAACATCTGAGGCATTTGTACACACGAACCTATAaaccattatattttaaaatgtaatcattttttaataattgtatttaaatttattatttcaaataaatgttagtttGAAATTCGCTATAggagtttctttaaaaaaaaagaagtaattcTTATCCAGTAATCACAAACGGATGTGATTCGTCGCTCGTGATCAACGCTGAAAAAACTAACAGATACCACGTGATGTCGTCATTGGTTTCGGTACAAATGGATAATAACAGAACTTAACAGCAGTTAAAGTACAAAGTGAAAAGTTCAAATATTATCATAGGCAACACCTGAAACGCTGGCctcattacatattttattttctctttttttggtaGGCTAACGCTTCTAGTTTGCTTAAGAACGGAGGTTTTGCAAGGAGACGAACTAACGCggcatatttttttacagtatgcgAATTTCACCTAAATTCTAGTTTTCGAAGAAGCTTTAACCACCGTAAAATGATTTCGAGAAGAACTCTTCGCCGAGCTGCGAAACTCAGCGATAAATGTTGGTCGGCCGCGACGCGGCGTGGTGACGTCAGCGCGCCATTGCGTTTGAACGCGCGCTTCCGTCCAGGGGGTAGGTGTTGGTGTTTTTCGCTGCTTGGTAGGGACGGCTCTTTTAAATCATGAGCGAAGGATTTTAAGGGCAGCTCTGATGGCATTGTGATCACGTGTTTGCTGTCACTCTCTGCCCGCGGTCGGTTTAGCCGTACGTGGTGCTTGCTTTTGAAATGCCTTAGTGGTCtgcacacacgtacacacacttAGCGCGGCACGCGAGTGATTTAAACTCCCGTATGTTTTCACAGGTCCATCATGGAGTCTCTGACCCAAGccctctcctccagcttctcTGTCTCCAGAGAACCGAACAGCACCTCCGCTCCACATCCGCGCCTGGCCCAGTACAAGAGCAAGTACAGCGTTCTGGAGCAGAGCGAACGGCGCAGGAGGTTCCTGGAGCTGCAGAAAGAGTGAGTTTAGCTGCACGCGGTCCACAGCCACGCAGAGCACGAGTGCAGCTGTTAGCCGCCGGGTTGTTTTGATGCCGTGACACTGGTAAGGTGCGTTATGTTGGCAGGAAGAGGCTGAACTATGTGAATCACGCCCGCCGTCTGGCTGATGGAGACTGGACCGGAGCTGACAGCGAGGATGAGGAGGATCGAGAGAAGAagaggcagcagcagcagctggagAGCAGCGCTGATGAGGAAGGGATGGAGATCGAGCAGAAGAAAAAGCTACCGAAGCATTACGCCAACCAGGTGCTAAAAAAACAGAtatagttgtaaaaaaaaaaaaaaaggcacagcaGCTGAAACCGCCAGTGTTTCGTgtctttgtttaaataatatatgtgcagtgtatatttattgtgtatatataaatacacacacgtgcatgtatatatttcagaaaaataggttatgttcatatattaaatatacttattcataatataaatcaattaatataaatataggcatataaatattcaaaatatatactgtaactgtatttatatatatatatatatatatatatatatatatatatatatatatatatatatatataatggacatgcaaaaactttttgtaattattttgtaatcattagacagcattaatgttaacattcataaacatttgattaacTTATTGCTCTCAAATAAGTGCTTGAAAACACATTGACAGATTTGTTAAGGGTACAGTAATAAAATCTGTCGGTGTATTGCTAAGGGTTAAAGAAAATAGGTGTAAAATTCTTAGGTAAAGCAGAAACGtgaacgtttttgtttttttgagatgCTATTAATAACTTAAAAGTTGTTACTTGCATGAGTATGCATTGAATGTATGAGTAtttgttgtatatttatttttctgttatatttttgttctccAGCTGATGCTGTCAGAGTGGTTGGTGGACGTCCCGGCAGATctgagctctgattggctgatggtGGTTTGTCCAGTTGGAAAGCGTTCTCTCGTTGTGGCCTCCAAGGTGTGGATGTTTTTCCGTGCATCATGAGCATCGTCAGATCAgatatacattaacatttaaaagtttgggtttaaattaataataaaaaaagcatctaTTTCTAAGggatgcattcagttgatcaaaaaatatttataatgtcaatagattaaataaaaaaaataaagtgctttgttgaactttcttttcaacATACTTTcctaaattaaatgcatcacagttttcCCTAAAGGTATTGATCAACACTGATATTAAtcggaaatgtttcttgaacagcgGGTTAGACggtgctaaaaattcagctttgcaccgcaccaataaattacattttatatattaaaatacaaaaattgtattaaattcaatcaaaatattatattacatttttactgcattttcgATCGAATAAATTTCGCCTTTGAGAGCATGAGAGACTTCTGAAAACAGTGAAACGTCGTAGCGACCCCAAACCTTATATGAACGCGCttcattttctgtttgattCTAACGTTTAGCGTTTCGTCCTCAGGGATCCACGTCGTCTTACACCAAAAGTGGCTACTGTGTCAATCGATTCCCTTCTCTCATTCCCGGTGGCAGCAGACGCAACTCTGCTTTGGGGAAAGGTCTGCTCCTGTCCTACAGATTCATCACACTAGAGAGTGCTAGAGTGCCGCAGTTCTGAACCACAGCAGAAAATAAAGCCGTGTATGTTTTATGTAGATTACACCATCCTGGACTGCATCTACAGTGACGTGGACAGAACATACTACATCCTGGATGTCATGTGCTGGAGGGGACATCCTGTGTATGACTGCTCAGTAAGTGTCCACTTCCTGCATATAAACCACATTTATATGAACTTGAAACATGCTTACATGCTTGGACCGTACAATTAATTTCTCTGAAACGTACTGGTTATGTTTGTTGTACCAAAACAGTCATAAATTTTGTGTTGGATGTGTCATGATTTGGCTGTTATTTgaatttttcccttttttagaagaaaattaatacttttaattagaGAGGAGACATTCGGTTGATGaaaagtgactgtaaagacATAGAATTTGAGTAAAGATTGCAAAACtggaatttttttaacattaataacaagaaatgcttcttgagccCGAATGAGCATATCAGgatcatttctgaaggacatTGAAgactaaaaagactaaaaattctgctttgcataacaaaaataacttttgaatggcactgtatgtaaatgtatgttctGGCTTAGCACTTTGCATGtggaattaattttaataaatgctttggTATTAAAattgtagggttttttttgcacataatTAGGGTGACCGtccttgccaggatttctgtattgctttcaTTCAAAGTAGCTTGagagcattttgaaaacataaggaaTCGATGTCGTAGACCGATCGgtctgcacacaaacaaaaactagaGATTTTAGGCAATAAAGAAATCCTGGTTGGTATGCTAAGATTGGCTTTTATGGTCACCCTAAGTAAGCTTGAGAGCATTTTACAGACAGAACTGGCTGCATCAAAAAGGAAGAGGTTGAAGGTCTTTCTGAAATTACCAAGATTAATCCTGTAAGTGAGCAAAAAAATGGATTCATCTGCACACAAAGCTGAAAAACTAGATGCTCTCTCTCTTTAGGCTCTAAAGCTCTCTCTCCTGGTCTGgtatgctctctctctctcttggctCTTTATGtctcactcctctctctctctctctctctcttttttctttctcttttttctaatctctctgtctctctctctgtctctgtctctctctctctgtctctctctctctctctctctctctctctctctctctctctcgatgtctctctgtctctctctctctctctctctttctcagactctctctctctgaaagtTCGGtctctctactctctctctctctctctctctctctctctctctctctctctctgcagtcaAAAGTGGAagaggtctctctctctctggtctctctctctgtctctctctctctccaagattaatctctgtctctctctctaagtGAGCTCTCTCTctggattctctctctctctctctctctctctcaaagtctctctctctctctctctctctctctctgagctctctctctctctctctgtctctctctctctctctctctctcatctctctctctctctctctctgtctctctctctctctctctctctctctctctctctctctctctctctctctctctctctctctctctctgtctctctctctctctctctctgtctctctctctctctctctctctctctctctctctctctctgtctctctctctctctctctctctctctctctctctctctctctgtctctctctctgtctctctctctctctctctctctctctctctctctctctctctctctctctctctctctctctctctgtctctctgtctctctctctctctctctgtctctctctctctctctctctctctctctctctctctctctctctctctctctctctctctctctctctgtctctctctctctctctctctctctctctctctctctctctctctctctctctctctctctctctctctctctctctgaatagCATCAGCTGTTCAACAGAGtccatcagtctctctctctctctctctctctctctctctctgtctctctgtctctctctctctctctctgtctcatgAGTACAACTGTTACAGTAAGAATGTCTATTATCCATCCATAATACATGTACAAATAGGtctatgtaatgtttttatatgaaatatattaatgtataatataaatataaaatatatgtaaatattgtcagtgtatactgtgtatccgattatctttatatatacatagtaaacGTACACAGAACATACACACATTACGTaaacatggcttttttttagtttgacgACACAA contains:
- the snupn gene encoding snurportin-1, with protein sequence MESLTQALSSSFSVSREPNSTSAPHPRLAQYKSKYSVLEQSERRRRFLELQKEKRLNYVNHARRLADGDWTGADSEDEEDREKKRQQQQLESSADEEGMEIEQKKKLPKHYANQLMLSEWLVDVPADLSSDWLMVVCPVGKRSLVVASKGSTSSYTKSGYCVNRFPSLIPGGSRRNSALGKDYTILDCIYSDVDRTYYILDVMCWRGHPVYDCSVSVHFLTGCIKKEEVEGLSEITKINPSPSVSLSLSLSLSLCLSVSLSLSLSHEYNCYSKNVDGLLFYHKETHYTPGSTPLVGWLRPYMVADILDIEVPQCPLTSKPDYASHQLQQILEHKKTSSEVRPADQNGRYELEHLSTPETQLEDSHSAQKEGMEV
- the snx33 gene encoding sorting nexin-33, which codes for MSLRAKALYTFQSENKEEISIQENEELVIFDENSVDGWLQGENSRGERGLFPASYVHIIRNRSGSNLTDHSLSSPGSSPGKDLSYIHTPSTTLPSDDDDDWDDWDETSTVVEDEDPRRGANGHSQSPYSNPNVHYRAKPYMERQDSMSSNRKGSMVGRNLNRFSSFVRSGVEAFILGDVPMMAKIAESYSIEMGPRGPQWKENPQPFTCSIEDPTKQTKFKGIKTYISYRVTPSHTGRPVYRRYKHFDWLYNRLLHKFTVISVPHLPEKQATGRFEEDFIEKRKRRLILWMDHMTSHPVLSQYEGFEHFLMCGDDKQWKLGKRRAEKDEMVGAHFMLTFQIPNEHQDLQDVEERIDSFKVFARKMDDSVMQLTHVASELVRKHLGGFRKEFQRLGNAFQSISQSFLLDPPYSSDALSNAISHTGRTYENIGEMFAEQPKYDLFHMLDKLSLYQGLLSNFPDIIHLQKGAFAKVKESQRMSDEGKMDQEEANGIRKRCRTVGFALQAEMNHFHQRREVDFKEMMQAYIRQQIAFYQRVGQQLERTLRMYDTL